The following are encoded in a window of Pseudomonas sp. JQ170C genomic DNA:
- a CDS encoding DUF934 domain-containing protein: MQRIIKNNEIVDETWHLLPKDANFDELTNCDDYIVPLQFWRDHAHVLKARDGGLGVWLDADEEAEEIGDDVAHFQVIALNFPAFTDGRNYSNARLLRDRYKFTGELRAIGDVLRDQLFYLKRCGFDAFALRADKDPVEALESLKDFSVTYQAATDEPQPLFRRR, encoded by the coding sequence ATGCAGCGAATCATTAAGAACAACGAAATCGTCGACGAAACCTGGCACCTGCTGCCCAAGGATGCCAATTTCGACGAACTGACCAACTGCGACGACTACATCGTTCCGTTGCAGTTCTGGCGCGACCACGCCCATGTCCTCAAAGCCCGCGATGGCGGCCTGGGTGTGTGGCTGGACGCCGATGAAGAAGCCGAGGAAATCGGCGACGACGTCGCTCACTTCCAGGTGATCGCCCTGAACTTCCCGGCCTTCACCGACGGGCGCAACTACTCCAACGCGCGCCTGTTGCGTGACCGCTACAAGTTCACTGGCGAGCTGCGTGCCATTGGCGATGTGCTGCGTGACCAGCTGTTCTACCTCAAGCGCTGCGGCTTCGATGCCTTCGCCCTGCGCGCCGACAAAGACCCGGTCGAAGCCCTGGAAAGCCTGAAAGACTTTTCGGTGACCTACCAGGCCGCTACCGACGAGCCGCAACCGCTGTTCCGTCGTCGTTAA
- a CDS encoding NEL-type E3 ubiquitin ligase domain-containing protein gives MAFRVGLAERLELAGQPHYMVFVNKANVSQAQLDAAAAQVLGNETSQLLRASIVSRDFWVDFLKTRYGARFDETSRPFFSGSKRSMLTSKA, from the coding sequence ATGGCGTTTCGGGTTGGGTTGGCCGAGCGCCTCGAACTTGCGGGCCAGCCGCACTATATGGTGTTCGTGAACAAGGCCAATGTCAGTCAGGCACAGCTGGACGCTGCCGCTGCACAAGTGCTGGGAAATGAAACATCCCAGCTGTTGCGGGCATCCATTGTCAGTCGGGATTTCTGGGTGGATTTTCTCAAGACGCGCTATGGCGCACGTTTCGATGAAACCAGCAGGCCGTTTTTTTCCGGCTCGAAGCGTTCGATGCTGACAAGCAAAGCATGA